In Massilia forsythiae, one DNA window encodes the following:
- a CDS encoding NAD(P)H-hydrate dehydratase — protein sequence MQAAAPAPADARPRDIDTSLLRNWPLPMPSDDTDKEGRGHVLVLGGSSEMPGAVILAATAAMRAGAGKLTIATGRSVAQLVALAIPESRVLGLAENAVGGFTVEAVEALDPLADKITAILIGPGMQDEEATARLVHALLPRLQGSDTRILLDANAMGAILHPPAGVNAPFRFDVPVLVTPHAGEMAHLTGIDKEDICATPDRHALEAAQRWNAVVALKGARTVIAASSGERWQHEGGNVGLAASGSGDVLAGIIAGLAARGADLAQAVGWGVAMHARAGERLAERMGTLGYLARELPDEIPALLQQTASEAAESPSRRPA from the coding sequence GTGCAAGCCGCCGCGCCGGCGCCGGCCGATGCGCGTCCGCGCGACATCGACACCAGCCTGCTGCGCAACTGGCCCCTGCCGATGCCGTCGGACGATACCGACAAGGAAGGCCGCGGTCACGTGCTGGTGCTGGGCGGCTCGTCGGAAATGCCGGGCGCCGTGATCCTGGCCGCCACCGCCGCCATGCGCGCCGGCGCCGGCAAGCTGACCATCGCCACCGGCCGCAGCGTGGCGCAACTGGTGGCGCTGGCGATTCCTGAATCGCGCGTGCTCGGCCTGGCCGAGAACGCCGTCGGCGGCTTCACCGTCGAAGCGGTGGAGGCGCTCGATCCGCTGGCCGACAAGATCACTGCGATCCTGATCGGCCCCGGCATGCAGGACGAGGAAGCGACCGCGCGCCTGGTGCATGCGCTGCTGCCGCGCCTGCAGGGCAGCGACACCCGCATCCTGCTCGACGCGAATGCGATGGGCGCGATCCTGCATCCGCCGGCCGGTGTCAACGCACCCTTCCGCTTCGACGTTCCTGTCCTGGTGACGCCGCACGCGGGCGAGATGGCGCACCTGACCGGTATCGACAAGGAAGACATTTGCGCTACCCCCGATCGTCATGCGCTGGAAGCGGCGCAACGCTGGAATGCGGTGGTGGCGCTCAAGGGCGCGCGCACCGTGATCGCGGCGTCCAGCGGTGAGCGCTGGCAGCACGAGGGCGGCAATGTCGGGCTGGCGGCGTCGGGTTCGGGCGACGTGCTCGCCGGCATCATCGCCGGGCTGGCGGCGCGCGGCGCCGACCTGGCGCAGGCAGTCGGCTGGGGCGTGGCCATGCATGCGCGCGCCGGCGAACGCCTGGCCGAACGCATGGGAACACTCGGTTACCTGGCGCGGGAATTACCTGACGAAATTCCCGCGCTGCTGCAACAAACCGCAAGCGAAGCCGCCGAATCACCGTCACGGCGCCCGGCTTGA
- a CDS encoding efflux RND transporter permease subunit produces MFLSNFSVKKPIATVVLIIAMMCMGLLALSKLRVNQNPDVEIPIIVVNVPYPGASPETSERELIDRLEKQMQSITGVTEVHAYANEGSATIVLRFDFKRNLIEASDDVRNAIASVRYKLPIEMREPVLRRVDPSAQPIMNLGLSSSSQSHAEISRLAEDQLADRFRAIDGVANVNIDGSLRRELSVLLHAQKLREFNVSVTDVTNALSRQNTNAPVGKVRSDLDEKGIRLVGRIERPEDFSQVVVKRNGEQIVRLNQVADIQDGFAEVNSLSSHNGKPNVGIQIVRSRDASTVAIANKVRAMVGEINKELPAGTKLEVSYDGGKDAQDSLNNVIESLVFGAVLTIFVVYAFLNSWRSTLITALSLPTSVLAAFIAVWLCGFTLNFMTLLGLSLAIGVLIDDAIVVRENIVRHMENGSDRRTAALEGTAEIGMAVASTTFSIMAVFIPVAFMPGISGEWFRPFALTVTCSVIVSLLISFTLDPMLSAYWGDPPGHHHAPKKGLEKQLARFNAWFDRQADRYGNVIAWALHHRRWMAVIAVGSLVAALTLNAFFGGTSFLPAMDSGQISIEVRTPASSSVAYAQKKIEEAAALAHTLPETKDTNSSINSGGGRIYVDIGKRRERKRSAAEVAVELRAKIARLVGAEYTVMDDMSGNGKPVQIEFTGADTRKLMELTEAYMAKLRQVPGAVDVTLSQQDPKNELQIELDRGLASMLGISVGDAASALRVAFAGIEVGDWVDPTGETRDVAVRLVPEDRVGTENIERLPIAVGGSNMMVPLDQIAKITMAKGPSAIEHKDGKRVVRVSANVQGRSNGEVMGDAMKLAKAMDFPPGYGLSLGGQSKDQQELFTQMGIALVSGIGLMYLVLVMQFGSFTAPLGVMMSLPLSLIGVVLALLLTHGTLNLMSFIGIIMLMGLVAKNAILLLDAARSREAEGMQGRVLTVEERNVLREESLMEAGRARLRPILMTTFALIAGMLPVALALGDSGEFYQPLAIAIIGGTITSTLLTLLVVPTFYDSIEIARDRMAVKFHRRAAIITPLPAFVQTLLEAILTLTMVRFVFRMIVKAGRFALGRRPRTVEA; encoded by the coding sequence ATGTTCCTTTCCAATTTCAGTGTGAAGAAGCCGATCGCCACGGTCGTGCTGATCATCGCCATGATGTGCATGGGCCTGCTCGCCCTGAGCAAGCTGCGCGTCAACCAGAACCCGGACGTCGAGATCCCGATCATCGTGGTCAACGTGCCGTATCCGGGCGCGTCGCCGGAAACCTCGGAGCGCGAGCTGATCGACCGTCTCGAAAAGCAGATGCAGAGCATCACCGGCGTGACCGAGGTGCACGCCTATGCCAACGAAGGCAGCGCCACCATCGTGCTGCGCTTCGATTTCAAGCGCAACCTGATCGAAGCCTCGGACGACGTGCGCAATGCGATCGCCTCGGTGCGCTACAAGCTGCCGATCGAGATGCGCGAGCCGGTGCTGCGCCGGGTCGACCCGTCGGCCCAGCCGATCATGAACCTGGGACTGTCGTCCAGCAGCCAGAGCCACGCGGAAATCTCGCGCCTGGCCGAAGACCAGCTGGCCGACCGCTTCCGCGCCATCGACGGCGTCGCCAACGTCAACATCGACGGCTCGCTGCGGCGCGAGCTGTCGGTGCTGCTGCATGCGCAAAAGCTGCGTGAATTCAACGTGTCGGTGACCGACGTCACCAATGCACTGAGCCGCCAGAACACCAATGCGCCGGTGGGCAAGGTGCGCAGCGATCTGGACGAGAAGGGCATCCGCTTGGTCGGCCGCATCGAGCGTCCGGAAGACTTTTCCCAGGTCGTGGTCAAGCGCAACGGCGAGCAGATCGTGCGCCTGAACCAGGTGGCCGACATCCAGGACGGTTTCGCCGAGGTCAACAGCCTGTCCAGCCACAACGGCAAGCCCAACGTCGGCATCCAGATCGTGCGTTCGCGCGACGCCTCGACTGTGGCGATCGCCAACAAGGTGCGCGCCATGGTCGGGGAGATCAACAAGGAACTGCCGGCCGGCACCAAGCTGGAAGTGTCCTACGACGGCGGCAAGGATGCCCAGGATAGCCTGAACAACGTGATCGAATCGCTGGTGTTCGGCGCCGTATTGACCATCTTCGTGGTGTACGCCTTTTTGAATTCGTGGCGCTCGACGCTGATCACCGCGCTGTCGCTGCCGACCTCGGTGCTGGCTGCCTTCATCGCGGTCTGGCTGTGCGGCTTCACGCTGAACTTCATGACCCTGCTCGGGCTGTCGCTGGCGATCGGCGTGCTGATCGACGACGCCATCGTGGTGCGCGAAAACATCGTGCGCCACATGGAAAACGGTTCCGACCGCCGCACTGCCGCCCTCGAAGGTACCGCCGAGATCGGCATGGCGGTGGCCTCGACCACCTTCTCGATCATGGCCGTGTTCATCCCGGTGGCCTTCATGCCCGGCATCTCGGGCGAATGGTTCCGTCCGTTCGCGCTGACCGTGACCTGCTCGGTAATCGTCTCGCTCTTGATCTCGTTCACGCTGGACCCGATGCTGTCGGCCTATTGGGGCGACCCGCCGGGCCACCACCATGCGCCGAAGAAGGGCCTGGAAAAGCAGCTGGCGCGCTTCAACGCCTGGTTCGACCGCCAGGCCGACCGCTACGGCAACGTGATCGCCTGGGCGCTGCACCACCGGCGCTGGATGGCGGTGATCGCGGTCGGCAGCCTGGTTGCCGCGCTGACGCTGAACGCGTTCTTCGGCGGTACGTCGTTCCTGCCGGCCATGGATTCGGGCCAGATCTCGATCGAGGTGCGCACCCCCGCCTCGTCCTCGGTCGCCTATGCGCAGAAGAAGATCGAGGAAGCCGCGGCGCTGGCGCACACGCTGCCGGAAACCAAGGACACCAACAGCTCGATCAACTCGGGGGGCGGGCGCATCTACGTCGACATCGGCAAGCGCCGCGAACGCAAGCGCAGCGCCGCCGAGGTCGCCGTGGAACTGCGCGCCAAGATCGCGCGCCTGGTCGGCGCCGAGTACACCGTCATGGACGACATGAGCGGCAACGGCAAGCCGGTGCAGATCGAATTCACCGGCGCCGACACGCGCAAGCTGATGGAGCTGACCGAAGCTTACATGGCGAAGCTGCGCCAGGTGCCGGGTGCGGTCGACGTCACGCTGTCGCAGCAGGATCCGAAGAACGAGCTGCAGATCGAACTCGACCGCGGTCTGGCCAGCATGCTCGGCATTTCGGTGGGCGACGCCGCCAGCGCGCTGCGCGTGGCCTTCGCCGGCATCGAGGTCGGCGACTGGGTCGACCCCACTGGCGAGACGCGCGACGTGGCGGTGCGCCTGGTGCCCGAGGACCGGGTCGGCACCGAGAACATCGAGCGCCTGCCGATCGCCGTCGGCGGCAGCAACATGATGGTGCCGCTCGACCAGATCGCCAAGATCACCATGGCCAAGGGACCGTCGGCGATCGAGCACAAGGACGGCAAGCGCGTGGTGCGCGTGTCCGCCAACGTGCAGGGCCGCTCCAACGGCGAAGTGATGGGCGACGCCATGAAGCTGGCCAAGGCGATGGATTTCCCGCCGGGCTACGGCCTGTCGCTGGGCGGCCAGAGCAAGGACCAGCAGGAACTGTTCACCCAGATGGGCATCGCGCTGGTATCGGGCATCGGCCTGATGTACCTGGTGCTGGTGATGCAGTTCGGCTCCTTCACCGCGCCGCTCGGCGTCATGATGTCGCTGCCGCTGTCGCTGATCGGCGTGGTGCTGGCGCTGCTGCTGACCCACGGCACCCTCAACCTGATGAGCTTCATCGGCATCATCATGCTGATGGGCCTGGTGGCCAAGAATGCCATCCTACTGCTCGACGCGGCGCGTTCGCGCGAAGCCGAGGGCATGCAGGGCAGGGTGCTGACGGTGGAAGAGCGCAACGTCCTGCGCGAGGAATCGCTGATGGAAGCCGGCCGCGCGCGCCTGCGTCCGATCCTGATGACCACCTTCGCGCTGATCGCCGGCATGCTGCCGGTGGCGCTGGCCCTGGGCGACTCGGGCGAGTTCTACCAGCCGCTGGCGATCGCCATCATCGGCGGCACCATCACCTCGACGCTGCTGACGCTGCTGGTGGTGCCGACTTTCTACGACAGCATCGAGATCGCGCGCGACCGCATGGCGGTCAAGTTCCACCGCCGCGCCGCGATCATCACGCCGCTGCCGGCCTTCGTGCAGACCTTGCTGGAGGCGATCCTGACGCTGACGATGGTGCGTTTCGTGTTCCGCATGATCGTCAAGGCAGGCCGTTTCGCGCTGGGCCGCCGCCCGCGTACCGTGGAAGCGTGA
- a CDS encoding histidine phosphatase family protein, translating into MVRHGQSAGNVARDAAEAAAGLRIDIAERDVDVPLSELGERQSRALAEWFLQMPPEQRPNVVLHSPYIRAAQTARFLLDRMDRDELLAVHADERLREKEFGVLDRLTTHGIAQQFPDLYEQRHHVGKFYFRPPGGESWCDVILRLRSVLDTVTREYAGDRVLIVAHQVIVNCFRYLLERMDEAAILEQDRAGDVPNCSVTSYAFDPTLGKRGKLAVRLINFVAPLEQTGTPVTAGKDIPAAPKA; encoded by the coding sequence TTGGTCAGGCACGGACAAAGCGCCGGTAACGTCGCACGTGACGCCGCCGAGGCCGCCGCCGGATTGCGCATCGATATCGCCGAGCGCGACGTCGACGTGCCCTTGTCGGAGCTCGGCGAGCGCCAGTCGCGCGCACTGGCCGAATGGTTCCTGCAAATGCCGCCGGAACAGCGGCCGAACGTCGTGCTGCATTCGCCCTATATCCGCGCTGCCCAGACCGCCAGGTTCCTGCTCGACCGCATGGATCGCGACGAACTGCTCGCCGTGCATGCCGACGAACGCCTGCGCGAAAAGGAATTCGGCGTTCTTGACCGGCTCACCACGCACGGCATCGCCCAGCAGTTCCCCGACTTGTACGAGCAGCGCCACCACGTCGGCAAGTTCTACTTCCGTCCACCCGGCGGCGAAAGCTGGTGCGACGTGATCCTGCGCCTGCGCAGCGTGCTCGACACGGTCACGCGCGAATACGCGGGCGACCGGGTACTGATCGTGGCGCACCAGGTCATCGTTAACTGCTTCCGCTATCTGCTGGAACGCATGGACGAAGCGGCCATCCTGGAACAGGACCGCGCCGGCGACGTGCCGAACTGCTCGGTGACCTCGTATGCCTTCGATCCGACCCTCGGCAAGCGCGGCAAGCTGGCGGTCCGCCTGATTAATTTCGTGGCGCCGCTGGAGCAGACCGGCACTCCCGTTACCGCCGGCAAGGATATTCCTGCCGCACCCAAGGCTTGA
- a CDS encoding efflux RND transporter periplasmic adaptor subunit translates to MLRKTLIFLAIASALTACNKPGKEPAKPETAGKQADAKASDKPVQLLVSSEDVLTVQSNSLASGPVITGSIQPERKADLRAEVSAVVMQVLKENGEPVKRGDVLVKLDESSVRDSLLSTEEALRAATQAFDQSQRALDRMKTLRASGMTSIQALDDAEVRRNNAQSEISAARARMATARQQVGRTVVRAPFDGIVSDRKVSNGDTAAIGKELLKVIDPNSMRFEGRVSADKIAAVKVGQPVMFRVNGYGEQQFNGVVRRIDPSANDVTRQVEVLVGLAGGAQPRVAGLYAEGRIDAETADVLMLPESALVKSGDKTYAWKVKGNTLAKADLGMGARDPRTGNFEVRNGLAAGDTVLRHPNSSLKDGQKVEMAAPKVPALASAGTAPAAAKQ, encoded by the coding sequence ATGCTGCGCAAAACCCTCATCTTTCTTGCCATTGCGTCGGCGCTGACCGCGTGCAATAAACCCGGCAAGGAACCCGCCAAGCCCGAGACAGCGGGCAAACAGGCGGATGCCAAGGCCAGCGACAAGCCGGTCCAGTTGCTGGTGTCGTCCGAGGACGTGCTGACGGTGCAGAGCAATTCCCTGGCGTCCGGTCCGGTGATCACCGGTTCGATCCAGCCGGAACGCAAGGCCGACCTGCGCGCCGAAGTTTCGGCCGTGGTGATGCAGGTGCTCAAGGAAAACGGCGAGCCGGTCAAGCGCGGCGACGTGCTGGTCAAGCTGGACGAAAGCTCCGTGCGCGACAGCCTGCTGTCGACGGAGGAAGCGCTGCGTGCCGCCACCCAGGCCTTCGACCAGTCGCAGCGCGCGCTCGACCGCATGAAGACGCTGCGTGCGTCCGGCATGACCTCGATCCAGGCGCTGGACGATGCCGAAGTGCGCCGCAACAATGCCCAGAGTGAAATCTCGGCAGCGCGCGCGCGCATGGCGACGGCGCGCCAGCAGGTCGGCCGCACCGTGGTGCGGGCGCCCTTCGACGGCATCGTCTCGGACCGCAAGGTGTCCAACGGCGACACCGCCGCCATCGGCAAGGAATTGCTGAAGGTGATCGATCCCAACAGCATGCGCTTCGAGGGCCGCGTGTCGGCCGACAAGATCGCCGCGGTCAAGGTCGGGCAGCCGGTCATGTTCCGCGTCAACGGCTACGGCGAACAGCAGTTCAACGGCGTGGTGCGGCGCATCGATCCGTCGGCCAACGACGTTACCCGCCAGGTCGAGGTGCTGGTCGGCTTGGCCGGCGGCGCCCAGCCGCGCGTGGCCGGCCTGTATGCCGAGGGCCGCATCGATGCCGAGACGGCGGACGTGCTGATGTTGCCGGAGTCGGCGCTCGTGAAATCCGGCGACAAGACCTACGCCTGGAAGGTGAAGGGCAATACGCTGGCCAAGGCCGACCTGGGCATGGGCGCGCGCGATCCGCGCACCGGCAATTTCGAGGTCAGGAACGGCCTGGCGGCCGGCGACACCGTGCTGCGCCACCCGAATTCCAGTTTGAAGGATGGCCAGAAGGTCGAGATGGCGGCGCCCAAGGTGCCGGCCCTGGCGAGCGCCGGCACCGCCCCGGCGGCGGCCAAGCAATAA
- a CDS encoding L-cystine transporter, translated as MSIQLILNLAIALAVCALLYVFQQRHVSFTKRVFSGLGLGVVLGAAFQAVYGNGSPVIAATGEYLNVIGEGYVKLLQMIIVPLIMVSIIQAILKLRDATALGKISALTIGTLMATTAVAAAIGILMAKLYGLTAVGLTSTAAEVARGQYLEGKLSAAQQLSLPNTILSFLPENPFLDMTGARKTSTIAVVLFSIFLGVSATGIAAKKPDVFESFSRFVHVAHVIVMRMVTLVLRLTPFGVFALITKVVASSSLQDILHLLGFVLASYSALVTMFCVHLLLIAAVGLNPGRYVKKVFPVLAFAFTSRTSAGAIPMNVQTQTGRLGTPEGIANFAASFGSMMGQNGCAGIYPAMLAVMIAPTVGIDPYTAGFILPLIGIVTIGSVGVAGVGGGATFAALIVLSAMNLPVALAGLLISIEPLIDMGRTALNVNGSITAGTIASRVLGQTDMQVFNNDAEINLDGDQLVA; from the coding sequence ATGAGCATTCAACTGATCCTGAACCTGGCCATTGCGCTTGCCGTATGCGCGCTGCTGTACGTGTTCCAGCAGCGCCACGTTTCCTTCACCAAGCGCGTGTTTTCCGGCCTCGGCCTGGGCGTGGTGCTCGGCGCGGCCTTCCAGGCGGTGTACGGCAACGGCTCGCCGGTGATCGCCGCCACCGGCGAATACCTGAACGTGATCGGCGAAGGCTACGTCAAACTGCTGCAGATGATCATCGTGCCGCTGATCATGGTGTCCATCATCCAGGCCATCCTCAAGCTGCGCGATGCTACCGCGCTCGGCAAGATCAGCGCCCTGACCATCGGCACGCTGATGGCGACCACCGCGGTCGCCGCCGCGATCGGCATCCTGATGGCCAAGCTGTACGGCCTGACGGCAGTCGGCCTCACGTCCACGGCGGCCGAAGTCGCGCGCGGCCAGTACCTGGAAGGCAAGCTGTCGGCCGCCCAGCAATTGTCGCTGCCGAACACGATCCTTTCGTTCCTCCCCGAAAACCCGTTCCTCGACATGACCGGCGCACGCAAGACCTCGACCATCGCGGTGGTGCTGTTCTCGATCTTCCTGGGCGTGTCCGCCACCGGCATCGCCGCCAAGAAGCCGGACGTGTTCGAGTCGTTCAGCCGCTTCGTCCATGTCGCCCACGTGATCGTGATGCGCATGGTGACCCTGGTGCTGCGATTGACCCCGTTCGGCGTGTTCGCCCTGATCACCAAGGTGGTGGCCAGTTCCAGCCTGCAGGACATCCTGCACCTGCTCGGCTTCGTGCTGGCTTCCTACAGCGCCCTGGTCACGATGTTCTGCGTGCACCTGCTGCTGATCGCCGCGGTCGGCCTGAATCCGGGCCGCTACGTGAAGAAGGTATTCCCGGTGCTGGCCTTCGCCTTTACCTCGCGCACCTCGGCCGGTGCGATCCCGATGAACGTGCAGACCCAGACCGGGCGCCTGGGCACGCCGGAAGGCATCGCCAACTTCGCCGCGTCGTTCGGCTCGATGATGGGCCAGAACGGCTGCGCCGGTATCTATCCGGCGATGCTGGCGGTGATGATCGCGCCCACCGTCGGCATCGATCCCTACACCGCCGGCTTCATCCTGCCCCTGATCGGCATCGTCACCATCGGCTCGGTCGGCGTGGCCGGCGTGGGGGGCGGCGCCACCTTCGCCGCGCTGATCGTGCTGTCGGCGATGAACCTGCCGGTGGCGCTGGCCGGCCTGCTGATCTCGATCGAGCCGCTGATCGACATGGGCCGCACCGCGCTCAACGTGAACGGCTCGATCACCGCCGGCACCATCGCCAGCCGCGTGCTCGGCCAGACCGACATGCAGGTGTTCAACAACGACGCCGAGATCAACCTGGACGGCGACCAGCTGGTCGCCTGA
- a CDS encoding DUF2325 domain-containing protein: protein MCDHDKKPHFAHPDALDESAGSRRRRLWELPTNCHCPLIGVCLPLALLRRLVNKVVVRPVEGDDYDVHVWAVHECATRNKLSELLQRTLDERFAAVLRQFRTLRDAQAVQAAWRQAVERGDVAGAFWATLTHPRCDMPMIEAAVRDMHMIQHQAGASARVDLTRFAELQKQCAGLSRELEQTRDKTARAADAKGKEALRLAEQLAGLRAELAARDVAIEALQERLEALTATLPDMRDRERLKRRADEAQEREQKLALELMQLRQQAAARARQDAAAVAAAAMAAPPATAVPAAAVEAPALVDKTVLCVGGRSGNVPNYRELLEREGARFMHHDGGLEQASELLDTSLAAADLVICQTGCISHQAYWRVKDFCKRNGKRCLFVDNPSTSSLSVCLRKAAEPATSGACRE, encoded by the coding sequence ATGTGTGACCACGACAAGAAACCCCATTTCGCCCATCCCGACGCCCTCGACGAATCCGCCGGCTCGCGCCGCCGGCGCTTGTGGGAATTGCCCACCAATTGCCACTGCCCACTGATCGGCGTGTGCCTGCCGCTGGCGCTGCTACGCCGCCTGGTGAACAAGGTGGTGGTGCGCCCCGTGGAGGGCGACGACTACGACGTCCATGTCTGGGCCGTGCACGAATGCGCCACCAGGAACAAGCTGTCCGAACTGCTGCAGCGCACGCTGGACGAACGTTTTGCCGCCGTGCTGCGCCAGTTCCGCACGCTGCGCGACGCGCAGGCGGTCCAGGCCGCATGGCGCCAGGCGGTCGAGCGCGGCGACGTTGCCGGCGCCTTCTGGGCCACGCTGACCCATCCGCGCTGCGACATGCCGATGATCGAAGCGGCGGTGCGCGACATGCACATGATCCAGCACCAGGCCGGCGCCAGCGCCCGCGTCGACCTGACCCGTTTCGCCGAATTGCAGAAGCAGTGCGCCGGCTTGAGCCGCGAACTCGAACAGACGCGCGACAAGACGGCGCGCGCCGCCGACGCCAAGGGCAAGGAAGCGCTGCGCCTGGCCGAGCAGCTGGCCGGCCTGCGCGCCGAACTGGCCGCACGCGACGTCGCCATCGAAGCCCTGCAGGAGCGCCTGGAAGCCTTGACCGCAACCCTACCGGACATGCGTGACCGCGAAAGGCTGAAGCGCCGTGCCGACGAAGCGCAGGAGCGCGAGCAGAAGCTGGCGCTGGAATTGATGCAGCTGCGCCAGCAGGCGGCGGCGCGCGCACGCCAGGATGCGGCGGCGGTCGCCGCGGCGGCAATGGCGGCGCCCCCTGCGACCGCGGTGCCGGCAGCGGCGGTGGAGGCGCCAGCCCTGGTCGACAAGACCGTGTTGTGCGTGGGCGGGCGCAGCGGCAACGTCCCCAACTACCGCGAACTGCTGGAGCGGGAAGGGGCGCGCTTCATGCACCACGACGGCGGCCTGGAACAGGCCAGCGAACTGCTCGACACCAGCCTGGCCGCGGCCGATCTGGTGATCTGCCAGACCGGCTGCATCAGCCACCAGGCGTATTGGCGCGTCAAGGATTTCTGCAAGCGCAACGGCAAGCGCTGCCTGT
- a CDS encoding DUF3466 family protein, with translation MNRFSLLHYMQLLAAVSLAAPLLANADVRYTVTEVAGAGSNVSDLNNLGQVVGSLRSGDSYHAFVYTNGDLTDLGTFGGTDSHAYAINDHGQVAGSAFDTPTNGPWRGFTGFVYSGGSMSAIRETGNSFAYGINNNGTVVGAMTVGKPGDVTHDHAYTYTNGVFTDLGTLPIGDFSYAYAINNTGDVVGAAGNVFNGAPNFPHDPFLYRDGTMTSLGNLGGPWSTARSINDHGQIVGYLGTDSNVNPDDIYPSTAFLYENGVMRNLGGPSPLWSSAAYDINNLGQIVGSAGLGDFLSHGFLYENGAMVDLNVLIDPESGWVIQDAAAINDLQQIAATACRGDVCQAVRLDLVPAVPEPAAYALLLGGLLLGWRRGGARRYWKTR, from the coding sequence ATGAATCGCTTTTCCCTACTGCATTACATGCAATTGCTTGCCGCGGTTTCGCTTGCCGCGCCTTTGCTTGCCAACGCCGATGTACGATATACCGTTACCGAAGTAGCCGGTGCCGGCAGCAATGTGAGCGACTTGAACAATCTTGGCCAAGTGGTGGGATCGCTGCGGTCTGGCGACAGCTATCACGCGTTCGTATATACCAATGGCGACCTGACGGACCTCGGTACTTTTGGCGGCACCGACAGCCATGCCTATGCGATCAACGATCATGGACAAGTGGCAGGTTCGGCTTTCGACACGCCCACCAACGGACCGTGGAGGGGTTTCACCGGCTTCGTCTATAGCGGCGGCAGCATGAGCGCGATCCGGGAAACGGGGAATTCCTTTGCTTACGGGATAAACAACAACGGAACGGTCGTGGGTGCGATGACAGTCGGAAAGCCTGGAGATGTGACGCATGACCATGCCTATACCTATACCAATGGCGTCTTCACCGACCTCGGTACGCTGCCGATCGGCGACTTCAGTTATGCGTATGCCATCAACAATACAGGCGACGTCGTGGGAGCGGCCGGCAATGTGTTCAACGGCGCCCCCAATTTTCCTCACGACCCGTTTTTGTACCGTGACGGCACGATGACCAGCCTGGGCAATCTGGGTGGCCCCTGGAGCACTGCCAGGTCGATCAATGACCACGGCCAGATCGTCGGCTATCTCGGCACCGATTCCAACGTCAACCCGGACGACATCTACCCGTCCACCGCTTTTCTATACGAGAACGGTGTCATGCGCAACCTTGGTGGACCGTCCCCCCTGTGGAGCAGCGCCGCGTACGATATCAACAACCTGGGACAAATCGTAGGCAGTGCAGGTCTGGGCGATTTCTTGTCCCATGGGTTCCTGTACGAGAACGGTGCGATGGTCGACCTGAACGTCCTGATCGATCCGGAATCGGGCTGGGTGATCCAGGATGCCGCCGCCATCAACGACCTGCAGCAGATCGCTGCGACCGCGTGCCGGGGCGACGTGTGCCAGGCAGTGCGGCTCGACCTGGTGCCGGCAGTGCCGGAACCGGCCGCGTATGCCTTGTTGCTGGGTGGGCTGCTGCTGGGCTGGCGCCGCGGCGGTGCGCGGCGTTATTGGAAGACACGCTGA
- a CDS encoding 5'-nucleotidase: MPLDLSDTLVVGISATALFDLADADAVYKARHAKNPHGALDDYRAYMLERENEPLRDGTGMALVRALLGLNRYAPSESRPLVEVVVMSRNSPETGMRVFNNIRSRGLPIARHAFTGGRSVVDYLDAFAVDLFLTTNVEDAQRVIDAQAAAAAVLKPPPGSCDAPEDQVRIAFDGDAVLFDDSSELVYKTEGLDRFHTIENERQKEPMNDGPYAILLRKLARLQERLPFGADLSPVRIAIVTARSAPAEMRVINTLRHWGVYVNEIFFLGGVQKSKVVKAFRPHIFFDDQDLHLDPAAKHVPAGRVPYRSDSPLYTPVTAALDLAAEPPLLVDKLDAT; encoded by the coding sequence ATGCCCCTGGACCTCTCCGACACCCTCGTGGTCGGCATATCCGCCACCGCCCTGTTCGATCTCGCCGACGCCGATGCCGTCTATAAAGCCAGGCATGCGAAGAACCCGCACGGTGCGCTCGACGACTACCGTGCCTACATGCTCGAACGCGAAAACGAGCCGCTGCGCGACGGCACCGGCATGGCGCTGGTACGCGCCCTGCTCGGCCTGAACCGGTATGCGCCGTCGGAATCGCGGCCGCTGGTCGAGGTCGTCGTGATGTCGCGCAACAGTCCGGAGACCGGGATGCGCGTCTTCAACAATATCCGTTCGCGCGGCTTGCCGATCGCGCGCCACGCCTTCACAGGCGGGCGCTCGGTGGTCGATTACCTGGATGCGTTCGCGGTCGACCTGTTCCTTACTACCAACGTCGAGGATGCCCAACGCGTCATCGATGCCCAGGCCGCCGCCGCCGCGGTATTGAAGCCGCCGCCCGGCAGTTGCGACGCGCCGGAAGACCAGGTACGCATCGCCTTCGACGGCGACGCGGTGCTGTTCGACGATTCCAGCGAACTGGTCTACAAGACCGAAGGACTGGACCGTTTCCATACGATCGAAAACGAGCGCCAGAAGGAGCCGATGAACGATGGCCCATACGCCATCCTGCTACGCAAGCTGGCGCGCCTGCAGGAACGCCTGCCGTTCGGCGCCGACCTCTCGCCGGTGCGCATCGCCATCGTCACCGCGCGCAGCGCCCCGGCCGAGATGCGCGTCATTAACACCCTGCGCCACTGGGGCGTGTACGTGAACGAAATCTTCTTCCTGGGGGGGGTGCAGAAATCGAAGGTGGTCAAGGCGTTCCGGCCGCATATCTTCTTCGACGACCAGGATTTGCACCTGGATCCGGCGGCCAAGCACGTACCGGCCGGGCGCGTCCCCTACCGTTCCGATTCGCCGCTGTACACGCCGGTTACGGCCGCGCTCGACCTGGCCGCCGAACCGCCGCTGCTGGTCGACAAGCTGGACGCGACCTGA